The Streptomyces sp. M92 nucleotide sequence AAGTCCGTCGTCGTCCGTCTGGAACAATCGGCGACCGATTGAGCGTTTGCTCAGAGGCGTCGGCGGTCCGCCCCACGGGCCACTTGGCGCCCACCGCAGATCGAGCGACGAAACGGAGCCGGGCCCATGGGCGAGCAGCAGCAGGTGCAGTTCCCGCAGGAGGTCATCGACGAGTACGCCACGCTCGGCGTCGACCTGCCGGCGCTCTTCTCCGCCGGGCACCTCGGGACGCGCATGGGCGTCCAGATCCTCGAAGCGTCGGCCGACCGGGTCGTCGGCACCATGCCGGTCGAGGGCAACACCCAGCCGTACGGACTGCTGCACGGCGGCGCCTCGGCGGTGCTGGCCGAGACGCTCGGGTCGGTCGGCTCGATGCTGCACGGCGGCGCTTCCAAGATCGCCGTCGGCGTCGACCTGAACTGCACCCACCACCGCGGGGCTCGCTCCGGCCTGGTCACCGGGGTGGCCACGCCGGTGCACCGGGGCCGGTCGACGGCGACGTACGAGATCGTGATCAGCGACGAGCAGGACCGCCGCGTGTGCACCGCCCGGCTGACCTGCCTGCTGCGGGACGTGAAGCCGGGCGACGGGGCGCAGGCCGGCGCGACCGCCTGAGCGGCCGGCCGGCCCGACGGGCGCACGGCCGGCCGGCGCACGGCCCGGTCCGCTCGTCGCGCCCACGGCATTGCCCCCGGCCACCCGGCGCCCTAACTTCGGGGCATGGGACGGGGAGAGGCCCCTCGGCCGGGGGCGACGGCTCGGCGGTTCCGCTTCACCTCCGCACGCACCGCGCCCGCAGGGCTCGGGCACCGACGGCGCCCGTCCGCGCGGCTCGGGCCCGGACGCCCGGTCCCCCCACGGCGAACGCCCCGCCACACGGCGCACGTCCGGATCGCCCCCGCCCTGCTCGCACTGGCGCTGACTCTGCCGACCGGCGCCCTGGCCACCGCCTGCGGCAACCACCGCACCACCGGGGTCCCCTCCGCCGCCGCCAC carries:
- a CDS encoding PaaI family thioesterase codes for the protein MGEQQQVQFPQEVIDEYATLGVDLPALFSAGHLGTRMGVQILEASADRVVGTMPVEGNTQPYGLLHGGASAVLAETLGSVGSMLHGGASKIAVGVDLNCTHHRGARSGLVTGVATPVHRGRSTATYEIVISDEQDRRVCTARLTCLLRDVKPGDGAQAGATA